Proteins from a single region of Geothrix sp. PMB-07:
- a CDS encoding nitroreductase family protein, translating into MPESGFYSAVEARRTVRDFLPEPVPQEVLNRCLDAARLAPSSSNLQPWEFVVIRDPKARQAANAACLDQMPAKTAPLLIALVTHRETWRRNRDEIVRVFEGRGPLRPSQASYYKKIIPLIYTTGPLGILGPLKRVFSRVGSLFKPTPNLMSQADIRVMAHKSTALAAATFMLALRAEGYDSCPMEGFDPWRAKALLGLPRGAEVNMFLAIGKRSESGVWWDRVLMPRDWVVREL; encoded by the coding sequence ATGCCTGAGTCTGGTTTCTACAGTGCGGTGGAAGCCCGCCGCACGGTGCGGGACTTCCTGCCCGAGCCGGTGCCTCAGGAGGTGTTGAACCGTTGCCTGGACGCGGCTCGCCTCGCGCCGAGCTCCAGCAACCTTCAGCCCTGGGAATTTGTGGTGATCCGCGATCCAAAGGCCAGACAGGCGGCCAATGCCGCCTGTCTGGACCAAATGCCTGCGAAAACGGCTCCGCTGTTGATCGCCCTGGTCACCCATCGGGAAACCTGGCGCCGCAACCGCGATGAAATCGTGCGCGTTTTCGAGGGACGGGGCCCCCTGCGGCCGAGCCAGGCCTCCTACTACAAAAAGATCATTCCCTTGATCTACACCACCGGGCCCTTGGGCATCCTCGGGCCGCTCAAGCGGGTCTTCAGCCGCGTGGGCTCGCTGTTCAAGCCCACGCCGAACCTCATGTCCCAGGCGGATATCCGCGTCATGGCCCATAAGAGCACGGCCCTGGCCGCCGCCACCTTCATGCTCGCCCTGCGGGCCGAAGGCTACGACAGCTGTCCCATGGAGGGCTTCGATCCCTGGCGGGCCAAGGCGCTGCTTGGCCTGCCCAGGGGAGCGGAGGTGAACATGTTCCTGGCCATCGGCAAGCGCAGCGAGTCTGGCGTGTGGTGGGACCGGGTGCTCATGCCTCGGGATTGGGTGGTTCGGGAGTTGTGA
- a CDS encoding response regulator, giving the protein MTPTGPTNRRWSLSTHLTWVVLFALLPALAIQYASNLERRQEAKVRAQEHLLQLVNDLTHQQEQVTSSALEMLTTLSFFPELRRGDGPAFGRILRALQREDPRFVNLLALDPSGNLLASAVPTTNLVMKDRKYFWEAVETRRFTVGEYVLGRTTGTPVIHFSLPVMNERGDLLAVLAVSYDLTRYGDLFNRSELPAETSLVVLDHAGTVLYHLTHIAQRYGTLVGTRLPKDQADRVMGGGPEGTYWDKRRDGQRALFAYRQVRTPGQTRPYLYIQVGRPESQVLGESLRTDRRNMILLLVTGALALLAARAMGTRVIATPIRQLVQASRHIGRGDLYHRPELRTASREVAQLGEELGRTSLALAQREEEQRRTQEALLNSQRLESLGVLAGGIAHDFNNLLAAVQGNLNLAQAQIDPGGPAHRPLEQAEMAVQKASDLTRQMLAYSGRGHFLIKPLDLNLSVKEMSHLLQVTLPKKTTLILNLAPDVPPILADAAQIQQVMLNLVTNAAEAIGPQEGVITLSTSAEYLDQPALEALCPTQGLEAGSFAILQVADTGCGMDSELIERIFDPFFTTKQTGHGLGLSAIHGILKTHRAGIHIKSSPGNGTLFRILFPATQELLPQLLREDSGPRRMFQGLALMADDEPMVLDFAVSALESMGFEVISARDGAEAVARFAEAGSQVRLALLDLTMPRMDGLEAFHEMRQAHPALPVILSSGYDADAAAQRLVELGQVRFLPKPYPMRELRKAVLEVMADAEGITTPEPPNPEA; this is encoded by the coding sequence ATGACCCCCACCGGTCCCACGAATCGCAGATGGAGCCTGAGCACTCACCTCACCTGGGTGGTTCTGTTTGCCCTGCTGCCCGCTCTGGCCATCCAGTACGCCTCAAACCTTGAGCGCCGCCAAGAGGCCAAGGTTCGCGCCCAGGAGCACCTGCTGCAGCTGGTGAACGATCTCACGCACCAGCAGGAGCAGGTGACCAGCTCCGCCCTGGAAATGCTCACCACCCTATCCTTCTTTCCCGAGCTGCGCCGGGGCGATGGCCCCGCCTTCGGCCGGATCCTCCGCGCCCTGCAAAGGGAGGATCCCCGCTTCGTCAACCTGCTGGCCCTGGACCCCAGCGGAAACCTCCTCGCCTCAGCCGTCCCGACCACCAACCTCGTGATGAAGGACCGGAAGTATTTCTGGGAGGCTGTTGAGACGCGCCGTTTCACGGTGGGCGAGTACGTGCTTGGGCGAACCACGGGCACTCCCGTCATCCATTTCTCCCTGCCCGTCATGAACGAGCGCGGCGACCTGCTTGCCGTGCTGGCCGTGTCCTACGATCTCACCCGCTACGGCGACCTCTTCAACCGCTCCGAACTGCCCGCCGAAACCTCCCTGGTGGTCCTCGACCATGCGGGCACCGTGCTGTACCACCTGACCCACATCGCTCAGCGCTACGGCACCCTGGTCGGCACCAGGCTTCCCAAAGACCAGGCCGACCGGGTCATGGGCGGCGGGCCTGAAGGCACCTATTGGGACAAGCGCCGGGACGGCCAGCGCGCCCTGTTCGCCTACCGGCAGGTCCGCACCCCTGGACAGACCCGTCCCTACCTCTACATCCAAGTGGGTCGGCCCGAATCCCAGGTGCTCGGCGAAAGCCTGAGAACCGACCGCCGCAACATGATCCTGCTCCTGGTCACCGGCGCCCTGGCCTTGCTTGCGGCCCGCGCCATGGGAACGCGGGTGATCGCCACGCCCATTCGGCAGCTGGTGCAGGCCTCGCGCCACATTGGCCGAGGCGATTTGTACCACCGCCCCGAATTGCGCACCGCTTCCCGGGAGGTGGCTCAGCTGGGCGAAGAACTGGGCCGCACGAGCCTGGCCCTGGCCCAGCGCGAGGAGGAGCAGCGCCGCACCCAGGAAGCCCTGCTGAACTCGCAGCGGCTGGAAAGCCTCGGGGTGCTCGCCGGGGGCATCGCCCACGACTTCAACAACCTGCTGGCGGCGGTGCAGGGAAACCTGAACCTGGCCCAGGCCCAGATCGATCCAGGTGGGCCCGCCCACCGGCCCCTGGAACAGGCCGAAATGGCCGTGCAGAAAGCCTCTGACCTCACCCGTCAGATGCTGGCCTATTCAGGCCGCGGGCATTTCCTGATCAAGCCCCTCGACCTGAACCTTTCGGTCAAGGAGATGAGCCACCTCCTGCAGGTGACCCTTCCCAAAAAGACCACCCTGATTCTGAACCTCGCCCCGGATGTTCCGCCCATCCTGGCGGATGCCGCGCAGATCCAGCAGGTGATGCTGAACCTCGTCACCAATGCCGCCGAAGCCATCGGCCCTCAGGAAGGGGTCATCACCCTGAGCACTTCGGCCGAGTATCTCGACCAGCCAGCCCTGGAAGCCCTCTGCCCCACTCAGGGCCTGGAGGCGGGCTCCTTCGCCATCCTTCAAGTCGCAGATACGGGCTGCGGCATGGATTCCGAGCTGATCGAGCGCATCTTCGACCCCTTCTTCACCACCAAGCAGACCGGGCACGGGCTTGGCCTTTCGGCCATCCACGGCATTTTGAAAACCCACCGCGCAGGCATTCACATCAAGAGTTCGCCGGGAAACGGAACCCTCTTCAGAATCCTCTTCCCTGCCACGCAGGAGCTGCTGCCCCAACTGCTGAGGGAGGACTCGGGCCCGCGGCGGATGTTCCAGGGGCTGGCCCTGATGGCGGACGATGAGCCCATGGTGCTTGATTTCGCCGTGTCGGCCCTCGAATCCATGGGCTTTGAAGTCATCAGCGCCCGGGATGGTGCAGAGGCTGTAGCCCGGTTTGCGGAAGCCGGCAGCCAGGTGCGACTGGCGCTGCTCGACCTGACCATGCCGCGCATGGATGGCCTTGAGGCCTTCCACGAGATGCGGCAAGCCCACCCCGCCCTGCCCGTGATCCTCAGCAGCGGCTACGATGCAGATGCCGCTGCCCAACGGCTGGTGGAGCTCGGGCAGGTGCGCTTCCTGCCCAAGCCCTACCCCATGCGGGAACTCCGCAAGGCCGTATTGGAAGTCATGGCCGATGCCGAGGGGATCACAACTCCCGAACCACCCAATCCCGAGGCATGA
- a CDS encoding efflux RND transporter permease subunit — translation MFLSDLSIRRPVFTVCIMLALVVLGLFSVKSLGIDQYPNTDIPTVTVSVIYPGASPESVKQDVVRKIEEAVNPIEKIKEISSTSQEGLGTLVIQFHLGRNVDNALNDVRTKIGQIRRDLPSNIEEPVISKFDPAQLPVLSLVVKPDAKHADMNDRELTRIAEDFLKRRIENINGVGKVDPAGVSTREILVNIDPQKLESQGLSLQAVKNALGSDTMAIPSGNLLQGNREVSVKVDAKAKSVSDFNHVIVGNKEGRPIELQEVAKIVDGIKEKRSLARLDGKDVVALEIQRQTGGNTVAMVTAVEKALEELKPELSKQGVEVVKAKDNARFIIDNVDDVNVSIYVGGILTVIIVFFFLKSWRSTLITSLTLPVSVISTFIIMRALDFTLNTMTLMGLSLAIGILIDDAIVVRENITRHAEMGKDHVTAAREGTAEIGPAVIATTLSILAVFVPVAFMGGIVGKFFFPFGIVVAFAVAVSLFVSFTLDPMLSAVWPDPEHEKSADGHVHYQGRNPIMRSVEAFGRMLDRWESLYKTAIEWSLNHRWTVMGLGFGTWILAMGLSGLLGNNFMPDYDRGDLQVTFKAEPGSSLNATRQKALALETVIKKVPGVDLTYTTIGTGLNGTVDSGGIYVKLKEGRRPNHVAIRRQIREGFRSVPGVDAAVGAVSDWGTSYPIMVAVQAPERDAVIQAVPLVKEALRSVPGAVDVTTSLDSGKPELKLVIDRKAASDLGVSPALVAQMVRPLVDGEKVAKYEDEKGEQRDVRVRLEDQQRRFTTQLANMTVQSTKDLGGGKHPLVRLNQVVRFEEGIAPAKLQRHDLMEEVEVDANFDGSTLGEVSGLAAKKVAELKASGQLPEGVRVEFLGQTRDSKETAGYMGTSLLLAVFFIYFVLASQFESFKLPVAIMASLPLSMVGMVLMLLITGDSMSMMTSIGMILLMGLVTKNAILLVDHALHLEREEGISRRQAIIRAGTVRLRPILMTSFAMIGGMLPLFLALGAGAEMRAPMARAVVGGLITSTLLTLIVVPVFFEFIEELSLAKGWNWIRQRLGMAVPEPVATQPRVEAPDA, via the coding sequence ATGTTCCTGTCTGACCTTTCCATCCGCCGGCCCGTATTCACGGTCTGCATCATGCTGGCGCTGGTGGTGCTGGGCCTCTTCTCCGTGAAGAGCCTGGGCATCGACCAGTATCCCAACACCGACATCCCCACCGTCACTGTTTCCGTCATCTACCCCGGCGCCAGCCCTGAGTCCGTCAAGCAGGACGTGGTCCGCAAGATCGAGGAGGCCGTCAATCCCATCGAGAAGATCAAGGAGATCAGCTCCACCAGCCAGGAGGGCCTGGGTACGCTCGTGATCCAGTTCCATCTGGGCCGCAACGTCGACAACGCGCTGAACGATGTGCGCACGAAGATTGGCCAGATCCGCCGCGACCTGCCCAGCAACATCGAAGAGCCGGTCATCTCCAAGTTCGACCCGGCCCAGCTGCCGGTGCTGTCCTTGGTGGTGAAACCCGATGCCAAGCATGCGGACATGAATGACCGGGAACTCACCCGCATCGCGGAGGATTTCCTCAAGCGCCGCATCGAGAACATCAACGGTGTGGGCAAGGTCGATCCCGCGGGCGTCAGCACCCGGGAGATCCTCGTCAACATCGATCCCCAGAAGCTCGAGTCCCAGGGCCTGTCGCTCCAGGCCGTGAAGAACGCCCTGGGCAGCGACACCATGGCCATTCCCAGCGGCAACCTGCTGCAGGGCAACCGCGAAGTCTCCGTGAAGGTGGATGCCAAGGCCAAGTCCGTGTCCGACTTCAACCACGTCATCGTGGGGAACAAGGAAGGCCGTCCCATCGAGCTGCAGGAAGTGGCCAAGATCGTGGACGGCATCAAGGAGAAACGCAGCCTGGCCCGTCTCGACGGCAAGGATGTGGTGGCCCTGGAAATCCAGCGGCAGACCGGCGGCAACACCGTGGCCATGGTCACGGCCGTGGAGAAGGCCCTGGAGGAGTTGAAGCCTGAGCTCTCCAAGCAGGGCGTGGAAGTGGTCAAGGCCAAGGACAACGCCCGCTTCATCATCGACAACGTGGATGACGTGAATGTCTCCATCTACGTGGGCGGCATCCTCACAGTGATCATCGTGTTCTTCTTCCTGAAGAGCTGGCGCTCCACCCTCATCACCAGCCTCACGCTGCCCGTGTCCGTGATCTCGACTTTCATCATCATGCGGGCGCTGGATTTCACGCTGAACACCATGACCCTCATGGGCCTCAGCCTCGCCATCGGCATCCTCATCGATGACGCCATCGTGGTGCGCGAGAACATCACGCGGCACGCGGAGATGGGCAAGGATCACGTGACGGCCGCCCGCGAGGGCACCGCCGAGATCGGGCCCGCGGTCATCGCCACCACCCTGTCGATTCTCGCGGTGTTCGTGCCCGTGGCCTTCATGGGCGGCATCGTGGGCAAGTTCTTCTTCCCCTTCGGCATCGTCGTGGCCTTCGCCGTGGCCGTGTCGCTGTTCGTCAGCTTCACGCTGGATCCCATGCTCAGCGCCGTGTGGCCTGATCCCGAGCACGAGAAGAGCGCCGACGGCCACGTGCACTACCAGGGCCGCAACCCCATCATGCGCAGCGTGGAGGCCTTCGGCCGCATGCTCGACCGCTGGGAAAGCCTCTACAAGACAGCCATCGAGTGGTCCCTGAACCACCGCTGGACGGTGATGGGCCTGGGTTTCGGCACCTGGATCCTGGCCATGGGTCTGTCGGGCCTGCTCGGCAACAACTTCATGCCCGACTATGACCGGGGCGATCTGCAGGTGACCTTCAAGGCGGAACCCGGTTCCAGCCTCAATGCGACCCGCCAGAAGGCTCTGGCCCTGGAAACGGTCATCAAGAAGGTGCCTGGGGTGGATCTCACCTACACGACCATCGGCACGGGCCTCAACGGCACCGTGGATTCCGGTGGCATCTACGTGAAGCTCAAAGAGGGCCGTCGGCCCAACCATGTGGCCATCCGTCGCCAGATCCGCGAAGGTTTCCGCTCCGTGCCTGGTGTGGATGCGGCCGTGGGCGCCGTGAGCGACTGGGGCACTTCGTATCCCATCATGGTGGCCGTGCAGGCTCCCGAGCGGGATGCGGTGATCCAGGCCGTGCCCCTGGTGAAGGAGGCGCTGCGCAGCGTTCCCGGCGCCGTGGACGTGACCACCAGTCTCGACAGTGGCAAGCCCGAACTGAAACTGGTTATTGACCGCAAGGCTGCGTCGGACCTGGGCGTGAGCCCAGCCCTGGTGGCCCAGATGGTGCGTCCCCTGGTGGATGGCGAGAAGGTGGCCAAATACGAAGACGAGAAGGGCGAACAGCGCGATGTGCGCGTTCGCCTGGAAGACCAGCAGCGGCGGTTCACCACCCAGCTGGCCAACATGACCGTGCAGAGCACCAAGGATCTGGGGGGCGGCAAGCACCCGCTGGTGCGCCTGAACCAGGTGGTGCGCTTCGAGGAGGGCATCGCCCCCGCCAAGCTGCAGCGCCACGACCTCATGGAAGAAGTGGAAGTGGACGCCAACTTCGACGGCTCCACCCTGGGCGAAGTCTCGGGCCTCGCCGCGAAGAAGGTGGCCGAGCTGAAGGCCAGCGGCCAGCTGCCGGAAGGCGTGCGCGTGGAGTTCCTGGGCCAAACACGCGACAGCAAGGAAACCGCCGGTTACATGGGCACCTCGCTGCTGCTGGCGGTGTTCTTCATCTACTTCGTGCTGGCCAGCCAGTTCGAGAGCTTCAAGCTGCCCGTGGCCATCATGGCCAGCCTGCCGCTCTCCATGGTGGGCATGGTGCTCATGCTCCTCATCACCGGCGACTCCATGTCCATGATGACCAGCATCGGCATGATCCTGCTCATGGGGCTCGTGACCAAGAACGCCATCCTGCTGGTGGACCACGCGCTGCATCTGGAACGGGAGGAGGGCATCTCCCGCCGCCAGGCCATCATCCGGGCGGGCACCGTGCGTCTGCGGCCCATCCTCATGACCAGCTTCGCCATGATCGGCGGCATGCTGCCGTTGTTCCTGGCGCTGGGCGCGGGCGCGGAAATGCGCGCACCCATGGCCCGCGCCGTGGTGGGCGGCCTCATCACCTCCACGCTGCTCACCCTCATCGTCGTGCCCGTGTTCTTCGAGTTCATCGAAGAGCTGAGCCTGGCGAAGGGCTGGAACTGGATCCGGCAGCGCCTGGGCATGGCGGTTCCCGAGCCCGTGGCAACCCAGCCCCGGGTGGAGGCCCCTGATGCCTGA
- a CDS encoding TolC family protein, with amino-acid sequence MLLIFPPALQAQALTPPPEGAKAQAPLSLDLSSALARARNENPMLRAAKARVEERRGLITSTRADALPQLTLVGDFTRARDVSILNSGFADSAAAFGLSPNSLVGARSIYTSQANLTQPLFYWGKLGTAIDIAKMGEQEAAFGFTTSELDVLHGVAKAYLGVLSAQAEQEVIESRRSTAEQFVSDVKAKLEAQTATELDRLRAESELLAVIPEALQAEAQVKRALEVLNGQLGLDPKTPLSLAQMGLPEIGAKPAGAERSELAQLRQQEAMYRANEKIITSDLRPKFDLSASYGYQAGKTENLWKEPYDTWKVSVTMKFPIFDGLRSSGKRAQNTAQLEQVKQARIDRERSVAIEQSTADRELEKAIALNEAARRAHDATVEALRMSRESFEQGLITSLDLLQAERAERQAESQRRRAELGLWSARFDQRRSLGLPPL; translated from the coding sequence ATGCTCCTGATCTTTCCACCCGCCCTTCAGGCTCAGGCCCTGACGCCACCGCCCGAAGGGGCCAAGGCCCAGGCCCCGCTTTCGCTGGATCTTTCCAGCGCCCTTGCCAGGGCCCGCAACGAAAACCCCATGCTTCGGGCGGCCAAGGCCCGGGTGGAGGAGCGGCGCGGCCTCATCACCAGCACCCGGGCCGACGCCCTGCCGCAGCTGACCCTCGTGGGCGATTTCACCCGGGCCCGCGACGTGTCCATCCTCAACAGCGGTTTCGCGGACAGCGCCGCAGCCTTCGGTCTGTCGCCCAATTCCCTGGTGGGGGCCCGCAGCATCTATACCAGCCAGGCCAACCTCACCCAGCCCCTGTTCTATTGGGGCAAATTGGGCACCGCCATCGACATTGCCAAGATGGGCGAGCAGGAGGCAGCCTTCGGTTTCACCACCTCTGAGCTGGATGTCCTCCATGGGGTGGCCAAGGCCTATCTGGGCGTTCTGTCCGCCCAGGCTGAGCAGGAAGTCATCGAATCCCGGCGAAGCACCGCTGAGCAGTTTGTTTCGGATGTGAAGGCCAAGCTGGAAGCCCAGACCGCCACGGAACTGGACCGCCTCCGCGCCGAGAGCGAACTGCTGGCGGTCATCCCTGAGGCTCTGCAGGCGGAGGCCCAGGTGAAGCGGGCGTTGGAAGTGCTCAATGGGCAGCTGGGCCTGGATCCCAAGACGCCCCTGTCCCTCGCCCAGATGGGCCTGCCGGAGATCGGCGCCAAACCCGCTGGGGCGGAGCGCAGTGAGCTGGCCCAGTTGCGGCAGCAGGAAGCGATGTATCGCGCCAACGAGAAGATCATCACCTCGGATCTGCGGCCCAAGTTCGATCTCAGCGCCAGCTACGGCTACCAGGCGGGCAAGACGGAAAACCTGTGGAAAGAACCCTACGACACCTGGAAGGTGAGCGTCACCATGAAGTTCCCCATCTTCGACGGGCTACGCAGCTCCGGCAAGCGGGCCCAGAACACGGCCCAGCTGGAGCAGGTGAAGCAGGCCCGCATCGATCGCGAGCGCTCTGTGGCCATCGAGCAGAGCACGGCCGACCGCGAACTGGAGAAGGCCATCGCCCTGAATGAGGCGGCCCGGCGCGCTCACGACGCCACTGTCGAGGCCCTGCGCATGAGCCGGGAATCCTTCGAGCAGGGGCTCATCACTTCGCTGGATCTGCTTCAGGCCGAGCGCGCGGAGCGCCAGGCCGAAAGCCAGCGCCGCCGCGCCGAGCTGGGCCTCTGGTCTGCCCGCTTTGACCAGCGCCGCTCCCTCGGCCTTCCCCCTCTTTGA
- a CDS encoding efflux RND transporter periplasmic adaptor subunit, producing MNRKTLLLYVALPVVVIAGAATYHRGQRNSELSHQATVKSEGIVPVTLVPVQERSFHPAVAFTGTLLAVNRAELKAEVTGRVTRVAVQEGDTVAAGALLGAQDEDDYLLGVQAAEAQLAQAKAQALQAARDNERSVALLEKRSITRQAAQQAETAYNATKAAAQAAESNLGMARLRLKKARLVAPFAGQVARRAVQPGEMLNPGQTAFEVVDNRKLEIRADLPTEAMASVKTGQKATFRAVGLDRPVEGKVAQVSPSLSQDGRTLRVRIEVANLDGQLKGGLFVEGVILGEGEAKRPALPATLLKAQDRDAELFVAEESVARRRKVVLGVEQDGFRPVTGLAVGVQVIDSGKDLVGEGSRLRVITAVAPATSAPSVGGK from the coding sequence ATGAACCGCAAAACCCTTCTCCTCTACGTTGCCCTGCCCGTGGTGGTCATCGCTGGCGCGGCCACCTACCACCGCGGCCAGCGCAACAGCGAACTGAGCCACCAGGCCACCGTGAAATCCGAAGGCATCGTGCCCGTCACCCTGGTGCCTGTGCAGGAGCGGAGCTTCCACCCTGCGGTGGCCTTCACAGGCACGCTGCTGGCCGTGAACCGCGCCGAGCTGAAGGCTGAAGTCACCGGGCGGGTGACGCGCGTCGCCGTGCAGGAAGGCGACACGGTCGCTGCGGGAGCCCTGCTGGGCGCCCAGGATGAGGATGACTACCTGCTGGGTGTCCAGGCCGCCGAGGCCCAGCTGGCCCAGGCCAAGGCCCAGGCTCTGCAGGCCGCGCGCGACAACGAGCGTTCGGTGGCCCTGCTGGAGAAGCGCAGCATCACCCGCCAGGCGGCCCAGCAGGCCGAGACGGCCTACAACGCCACCAAGGCCGCGGCCCAGGCCGCCGAGAGCAACCTCGGCATGGCCCGACTGCGCCTGAAGAAGGCCCGCCTCGTGGCGCCCTTCGCGGGCCAGGTGGCCCGTCGTGCCGTGCAGCCCGGCGAAATGCTGAACCCCGGCCAGACGGCCTTCGAGGTGGTGGACAACCGCAAGCTGGAAATCCGCGCGGACCTGCCCACCGAAGCCATGGCTTCCGTGAAGACCGGCCAGAAAGCCACGTTCCGGGCCGTGGGCCTGGATCGCCCTGTGGAAGGCAAGGTCGCCCAGGTGAGCCCAAGCCTTTCGCAGGATGGCCGCACCCTGCGGGTGCGCATCGAAGTCGCCAACCTTGATGGGCAGCTCAAGGGCGGCCTCTTCGTGGAAGGTGTCATCCTCGGCGAGGGCGAGGCCAAGCGTCCGGCCCTGCCTGCCACACTCCTGAAGGCGCAGGATCGTGATGCAGAACTGTTCGTGGCTGAGGAATCCGTGGCCCGCCGCCGCAAGGTGGTGCTCGGCGTCGAGCAGGATGGCTTCCGCCCCGTCACCGGGCTCGCGGTAGGTGTCCAGGTCATCGACAGCGGCAAGGATCTCGTGGGCGAAGGCAGCCGCCTGCGTGTCATCACCGCTGTGGCCCCCGCGACCAGCGCCCCCAGCGTGGGAGGGAAGTGA